In the Enterococcus saigonensis genome, one interval contains:
- the cls gene encoding cardiolipin synthase: protein MLLSFIIIFRERKQTAQTWAWLLVLMFIPVLGFILYIFFGRGISKEKIFDLKMQGKVGMNVEIEEQRQALMRNLFPHPNTAQVDVKQIIYMLTVFERSLYTTTNDVTLFTDGRQKFDRLIHDIDQAKNHVHMQYYIYRSDNLGIEVRDALIRAAKRGVKVRVLLDAWGSTQVSLNFFSELKEVGGEVSLFFPLFVPYINPRINYRNHRKIVVIDGAIGYTGGFNVGDEYLGIVKKFGYWRDNHLRIFGPAVYSLQNRFLMDWNSQHKNEVLFAEDYFPTVESQGNVPIQIITSGPDSEYEQIKMTYLKMIGMAKKEILIQTPYYIPDESIHEALKLALLSGVHVQIQIPNKPDHPLVYWATYSFAAELLEYGAVIETYENGFMHAKTMIIDAGIVSVGSANIDVRSFRLDFEVNALLYDEKIATKIRQAFNDDSLKSKRVTKEVYNKRSIIVKFKEGLARLISPLL, encoded by the coding sequence ATGCTTTTGTCTTTTATTATCATTTTTCGCGAGCGAAAACAGACTGCACAAACATGGGCGTGGCTATTGGTGTTGATGTTTATACCCGTGTTAGGTTTTATTTTATACATTTTCTTTGGTCGCGGTATTTCAAAAGAAAAGATATTTGACTTGAAAATGCAAGGTAAAGTCGGGATGAATGTCGAAATTGAAGAACAACGCCAAGCATTAATGCGAAACCTATTTCCTCATCCTAATACTGCTCAAGTAGATGTAAAACAAATTATTTATATGTTAACAGTTTTTGAACGTTCCTTGTATACAACGACGAATGATGTAACGTTGTTTACAGATGGTCGTCAAAAATTTGATCGTTTAATTCACGATATTGATCAGGCAAAAAACCACGTACACATGCAATATTATATTTATCGCAGTGACAATCTTGGAATAGAAGTTCGAGATGCATTAATTCGCGCGGCTAAAAGAGGCGTAAAAGTGAGAGTCTTGCTAGATGCGTGGGGATCTACCCAAGTCAGTTTGAATTTTTTTAGTGAGTTGAAAGAGGTAGGAGGAGAAGTTTCCTTATTTTTCCCTCTTTTTGTTCCGTACATCAATCCTCGTATCAATTATCGTAATCATCGTAAAATAGTGGTCATTGATGGTGCAATTGGCTACACTGGTGGTTTTAATGTGGGGGATGAGTATTTGGGAATTGTTAAAAAATTCGGCTATTGGCGTGATAATCATTTGCGAATTTTTGGACCTGCTGTTTACTCTTTGCAAAATCGATTTTTAATGGACTGGAACTCGCAACATAAAAATGAAGTATTGTTTGCAGAAGACTATTTTCCAACAGTTGAATCCCAGGGGAATGTGCCAATTCAGATTATCACTAGTGGTCCTGATTCAGAATATGAACAAATAAAAATGACATATTTAAAAATGATTGGGATGGCAAAAAAAGAAATTCTAATTCAAACGCCCTACTATATCCCCGATGAATCTATTCATGAGGCGTTAAAACTAGCGTTATTATCAGGTGTGCATGTCCAAATTCAGATTCCTAATAAGCCCGATCATCCCCTTGTTTATTGGGCCACATATTCTTTTGCAGCAGAACTATTAGAATATGGCGCAGTAATTGAAACTTATGAAAATGGATTTATGCATGCAAAAACAATGATTATTGATGCTGGCATTGTCTCAGTTGGATCAGCTAATATTGATGTGCGCTCTTTTCGTCTAGATTTTGAAGTTAACGCTTTATTGTATGATGAAAAAATAGCCACGAAGATACGCCAAGCTTTTAATGATGACTCTTTAAAATCAAAACGAGTTACAAAAGAGGTGTATAACAAACGTAGTATAATAGTGAAATTTAAAGAAGGGTTAGCACGCTTGATTTCGCCATTGTTATAA
- a CDS encoding phosphate ABC transporter substrate-binding protein PstS encodes MKKALFFVASLGLLLGLTGCAKWIDRGESITAVGSSALQPLVETVAEEYQNKYPGKFVNVQGGGSGTGLSQVQSGAVEIGNSDLFAEEKSGIKADQLVDHKVAVVGITPIVNKGVGVDALTLTQLRDIFLGKITNWQAVGGKNQKIVILNRAAGSGTRGTFEKWVLDGKTAIRAQEQDSSGMVRQIVADTPGAISYVAFSYVTKDVATLKIDGVTPTDENVTTNDWKIWAYEHMYTKGQPTKLTADFLAYILSDDVQENIVGKLGYIPVSGMKVERDWEGNVIN; translated from the coding sequence ATGAAAAAAGCATTATTTTTCGTAGCATCTTTAGGTCTACTACTAGGCTTAACAGGTTGTGCAAAATGGATTGATCGTGGTGAGTCCATCACCGCTGTGGGATCTTCAGCATTACAACCATTAGTGGAAACTGTTGCTGAGGAATATCAAAATAAATATCCTGGCAAATTTGTTAATGTTCAAGGTGGCGGTAGTGGCACAGGTTTAAGCCAAGTACAATCTGGTGCAGTTGAAATCGGTAATTCGGATTTATTCGCCGAAGAGAAATCCGGGATTAAAGCTGATCAATTGGTTGACCACAAAGTTGCTGTTGTTGGGATTACGCCAATTGTAAACAAAGGTGTGGGAGTAGATGCATTAACACTGACACAATTACGAGATATCTTTTTAGGAAAAATTACCAATTGGCAAGCAGTTGGTGGCAAAAATCAGAAGATCGTTATTTTAAACCGTGCAGCAGGTAGTGGTACCCGAGGAACTTTTGAAAAATGGGTCCTAGATGGAAAAACTGCTATACGCGCACAGGAACAAGATTCTAGCGGAATGGTGCGCCAAATTGTTGCCGATACTCCAGGAGCAATTAGTTATGTTGCTTTTTCTTACGTAACCAAAGATGTTGCCACATTAAAAATTGATGGTGTTACACCAACAGATGAGAATGTTACGACAAATGATTGGAAAATTTGGGCTTATGAGCATATGTACACCAAAGGGCAACCGACTAAATTAACAGCGGACTTTTTAGCGTATATTTTGTCAGACGATGTGCAAGAAAATATCGTCGGAAAATTAGGCTATATTCCTGTTTCGGGTATGAAAGTTGAACGTGATTGGGAAGGTAATGTTATTAATTAA
- the pstC gene encoding phosphate ABC transporter permease subunit PstC produces MEDVKKALLTKSKRAKMETRGKIISFLCIALIVLVVLSIFYFVASKGLATFFTDKINLLDFLFGTEWNPSQLGANGKPMVGALPMITGSFIVTFLSAIVATPFAIGAAVFMTEISPKQGQKILQPVIELLVGIPSVVYGFIGLSVIVPAVRSIFGGTGFGILAGTFVLFIMILPTVTTMTVDALKAVPRHYREASLALGATRWQTIYKVVLRAAVPGILTAVVFGMARAFGEALAIQMVIGNAALMPNSLVTPASTLTSILTMGIGNTIMGTVENNVLWSLALILLLMSLIFNIVIRLIGKKGALK; encoded by the coding sequence TTGGAAGATGTAAAAAAGGCATTATTAACCAAATCAAAACGAGCTAAAATGGAAACGCGTGGGAAAATAATTAGTTTTTTGTGTATAGCATTGATTGTCCTAGTCGTTTTATCAATTTTTTATTTCGTTGCAAGTAAAGGTTTGGCAACTTTTTTCACGGATAAAATTAATCTTTTGGATTTTTTATTTGGGACTGAATGGAATCCCAGCCAATTAGGTGCAAATGGAAAACCAATGGTCGGGGCTTTGCCGATGATAACCGGCTCATTTATTGTAACTTTTTTATCTGCAATCGTGGCAACACCCTTTGCTATTGGCGCAGCAGTTTTCATGACAGAAATTTCACCAAAGCAAGGGCAAAAAATTCTACAACCAGTCATTGAATTATTGGTGGGAATTCCTTCTGTTGTCTATGGTTTTATCGGTTTATCCGTAATTGTACCAGCCGTCCGTTCAATCTTTGGCGGTACAGGTTTTGGTATTTTAGCTGGAACATTTGTCTTATTTATTATGATTTTACCCACGGTGACCACAATGACAGTCGATGCATTAAAAGCTGTTCCTAGACATTACCGCGAAGCATCCTTGGCGCTTGGCGCAACTCGTTGGCAAACCATTTATAAAGTAGTTTTACGTGCGGCAGTACCAGGAATTTTAACCGCAGTGGTTTTTGGAATGGCACGCGCATTTGGTGAAGCTTTAGCCATCCAAATGGTAATTGGTAATGCCGCTTTAATGCCAAATAGCTTAGTAACACCTGCTTCTACGTTGACCTCCATTTTAACAATGGGAATTGGAAATACGATTATGGGTACGGTAGAAAATAATGTACTATGGTCATTGGCACTTATTTTATTGTTAATGTCATTAATCTTTAATATTGTTATTCGCTTGATTGGCAAGAAGGGGGCATTGAAATAA
- the pstA gene encoding phosphate ABC transporter permease PstA: protein MNAKRSDKIATGILYAISGIIVLILASLLLYILVRGVPHISWEFLTQPSKAYQVGGGIGIQLFNSFYLLFITMLISFPISLGAGIYLSEYAQKNWVTDVIRTSIEILSSLPSVVVGLFGFLVFVIQFEYGFSILSGALALTFFNLPLLTRNVEESLQAVHYTQREAGLALGLSRWETVTRIVVPEATPGILTGVILSSGRIFGEAAALIYTAGQSAPALDFSNWNPLSVSSPISIFRQAETLAVHIWKINTEGTMPDGAAVSAGASAVLIIAVLLFNFGARAAGKRLYKKMTSA from the coding sequence ATGAACGCAAAACGTTCTGATAAAATCGCCACAGGAATTCTATATGCAATTTCTGGCATTATTGTTTTGATTTTGGCTTCGTTGCTTTTATACATTTTAGTACGCGGCGTGCCCCATATTTCATGGGAATTCTTAACGCAACCTTCTAAGGCTTACCAAGTTGGTGGTGGAATTGGCATTCAATTGTTTAACTCTTTTTATTTACTTTTCATTACTATGTTGATTAGCTTTCCAATTTCCCTTGGTGCAGGTATTTATTTATCCGAATATGCTCAAAAAAATTGGGTTACAGACGTGATTCGCACGTCAATTGAAATTTTGAGCTCGCTTCCATCAGTAGTGGTGGGGTTGTTTGGTTTTTTAGTTTTTGTTATTCAATTTGAATACGGATTTTCAATTTTATCAGGAGCTTTGGCATTGACTTTCTTTAACTTACCTCTCTTAACCAGAAACGTCGAGGAGTCATTACAGGCAGTTCACTATACCCAACGTGAAGCAGGACTTGCGTTAGGTTTATCACGCTGGGAAACGGTGACAAGAATTGTCGTACCTGAAGCAACGCCGGGTATTTTAACGGGCGTAATTTTGAGTTCTGGTCGTATTTTTGGTGAAGCTGCTGCTTTAATTTATACTGCCGGTCAAAGCGCCCCGGCTCTTGATTTTAGCAATTGGAATCCATTAAGTGTTTCTAGTCCAATTAGCATATTCCGTCAAGCTGAAACATTGGCTGTCCATATTTGGAAAATTAATACAGAAGGTACGATGCCTGATGGTGCAGCAGTATCTGCAGGAGCTTCCGCTGTATTAATTATTGCTGTTTTACTCTTTAATTTTGGTGCACGGGCAGCTGGAAAACGTCTCTACAAAAAAATGACTTCAGCTTAA
- the pstB gene encoding phosphate ABC transporter ATP-binding protein PstB yields the protein MSAYNLEDRHIITFDKSQEKALYTDDLHVWYGQNEAIKGVDLEFEKNKITALIGPSGCGKSTYLRSLNRMNDGIANTKVTGKIMYKGVDVNQPNVDVYEMRKRIGMVFQRPNPFSKSIYENITFALKRHGEKDKKKLDEIVETSLKQAALWNQVKDSLHKSALALSGGQQQRLCIARAIAMKPDILLLDEPASALDPISTGTVEETLINLKENYTIIIVTHNMQQAARISDYTSFFYLGKAIEYDETRKIFTRPKIQATEDYVSGHFG from the coding sequence ATGAGTGCTTATAATTTAGAAGATCGTCACATTATTACATTCGACAAAAGCCAAGAAAAAGCTTTGTATACTGATGACTTACATGTGTGGTACGGTCAAAACGAAGCCATTAAAGGTGTCGATTTAGAGTTTGAAAAAAATAAAATCACTGCCTTAATTGGTCCTTCAGGTTGCGGTAAGTCAACATATTTACGTTCTTTAAACCGGATGAATGACGGTATCGCCAATACCAAAGTTACTGGCAAAATCATGTACAAAGGAGTTGACGTTAATCAACCAAACGTGGACGTTTATGAAATGCGTAAACGTATCGGTATGGTGTTTCAACGCCCGAATCCTTTTTCCAAATCTATTTACGAAAATATTACTTTCGCTTTAAAACGGCATGGTGAAAAAGATAAGAAAAAATTAGATGAAATTGTTGAGACCAGTTTGAAACAAGCTGCTTTATGGAATCAGGTAAAAGACAGCCTGCATAAAAGTGCCTTGGCATTGTCTGGTGGCCAACAACAACGCTTGTGTATTGCTAGAGCAATTGCCATGAAGCCAGATATTTTACTATTAGATGAGCCTGCCAGTGCGCTAGATCCAATTTCAACGGGGACAGTGGAAGAAACCCTGATAAATTTAAAAGAAAATTATACGATTATTATTGTGACACACAATATGCAACAAGCTGCCCGAATTAGTGATTACACATCTTTTTTCTATTTAGGCAAAGCGATTGAATACGATGAGACCCGTAAAATCTTTACTCGGCCTAAAATCCAAGCCACTGAAGATTATGTTTCTGGCCACTTTGGTTAA
- the pstB gene encoding phosphate ABC transporter ATP-binding protein PstB, whose protein sequence is MSDVIIQSKDLHLYYGEKEALKGISLAINKGEITAMIGPSGCGKSTYLRSLNRMNDLIPNVTITGNVMYKGKDIYAPKQDTVELRKEIGMVFQQPNPFPFSIYENVIYGLKLKGEKDKQKLDQIVEESLKAASVWDDVKDKLHTSALSLSGGQQQRVCIARVLAVNPEIILLDEPTSALDPISSGKIENTLLTLKENYTMIMVTHNMSQASRISDKTAFFLDGNLIEFDDTKKIFLQPQKKETEDYISGRFG, encoded by the coding sequence ATGTCAGATGTAATCATCCAATCGAAAGATTTACATTTATATTATGGTGAAAAAGAAGCGCTAAAAGGAATTTCTCTGGCGATTAATAAAGGAGAAATTACCGCGATGATTGGCCCCTCAGGTTGCGGAAAATCAACGTATTTACGATCATTGAATCGGATGAACGATTTGATTCCTAACGTAACGATTACTGGGAATGTGATGTATAAAGGCAAGGATATTTATGCGCCTAAACAAGATACTGTTGAATTGCGTAAAGAAATTGGAATGGTTTTTCAACAACCCAATCCTTTTCCCTTCTCGATTTACGAAAACGTTATTTATGGGTTAAAATTGAAAGGTGAAAAAGATAAACAAAAACTTGACCAAATAGTAGAAGAAAGTTTAAAAGCAGCTTCTGTATGGGATGATGTAAAAGATAAGTTACATACTAGTGCGTTATCTCTTTCTGGTGGGCAACAACAACGGGTTTGTATCGCTCGTGTATTAGCGGTTAATCCAGAAATTATTTTGCTAGATGAACCAACAAGTGCATTAGATCCGATCTCTTCTGGTAAAATTGAAAATACCTTACTCACATTAAAAGAGAACTATACTATGATTATGGTAACGCACAATATGTCGCAGGCATCACGTATTTCAGATAAAACGGCCTTTTTCTTAGACGGCAACTTAATCGAATTTGACGATACAAAAAAAATCTTTTTGCAACCGCAGAAAAAAGAAACAGAAGATTATATCTCAGGAAGATTTGGCTAG
- the phoU gene encoding phosphate signaling complex protein PhoU, which yields MLRTQFEEELLNLHNQFYEMGMMVSSAVHKSVRAFIKHDKELANEVIDNDEAINDMEVKLEKKSFEMIALQQPVTTDLRMIITVMKASSDLERMADHAVSIAKSTIRVKGETRIAEIEKDISDMSDYVKKMVDNVLVAYVKTNEKDARMIAQMDQRINDYYSSIYEKTIVSMKENPETVISGTDYLSVAQYLERIGDYVTNICEWIVYLATGKITELNSNHDESF from the coding sequence ATGTTACGGACACAATTTGAAGAAGAATTATTAAATCTGCATAACCAGTTCTATGAAATGGGGATGATGGTAAGTTCTGCCGTTCATAAATCAGTGCGAGCCTTTATTAAGCACGATAAAGAATTGGCAAATGAAGTTATCGATAATGATGAAGCTATTAACGATATGGAAGTAAAATTAGAGAAAAAAAGTTTTGAAATGATTGCCTTACAACAGCCAGTAACAACAGATTTACGCATGATTATTACTGTGATGAAAGCTAGTTCTGATTTAGAGCGTATGGCAGATCACGCAGTTTCAATTGCCAAATCAACGATTCGTGTAAAAGGAGAAACTCGGATTGCTGAAATTGAAAAAGATATTTCAGATATGTCAGATTACGTCAAAAAGATGGTAGATAATGTTTTGGTTGCCTACGTCAAAACCAATGAAAAAGATGCACGTATGATTGCGCAAATGGATCAGCGCATTAACGACTATTACTCTTCTATTTATGAAAAAACAATTGTTAGTATGAAAGAAAATCCAGAAACTGTTATCAGCGGTACAGACTATTTGTCTGTAGCCCAATATTTGGAACGCATAGGAGATTATGTAACCAATATCTGTGAGTGGATTGTCTACCTGGCAACTGGGAAAATTACTGAATTAAATTCGAATCATGATGAAAGTTTTTAA